A stretch of DNA from Rhodothermia bacterium:
AATATGTTGCCGGAAAGATACAATTAGAATGACGGTAATGTCTAAATTTTGGAAGCGTTTTCGGTGATTTTAAGAAGGCGCTGTACGGCATCACGGTCGGTTGCCTGCCAAGAAGTGTATTTTCCTGTTGGCGTTGTGATGGTTCTTCGGAGTGAGGCATGGAGTTCTTTTACACCTGTTTTCTGTAAGATTTCCACTGCATTTTCCGGTGAGATTCCACCACCGGGCAAGATGCCTATCCTTCCTCGTGCGACCCGAACCAATTGGGCTAGGTTTGGGACACCTGCTAATGCGGTGTCTTTTTGCCCTGATGTCAAAATTCTGCTAAAGCCTAAAGAAACAAGGATCTCAATAGCTTCTTCCATGTTAGGGACCTCGTCGAAGGCGCGGTGGAATGTTGTTTCGATCCCTTTTGCGGCCTCTAAAAGACCTTGACAGGCGAGTGTATCTATGGTTCCATTGGGCAATAGCGCACCAAAAACGACCCCCTCAACCCCTTCTTCGCGGCAAATGTGAAGGTCTTCTTGCATGATGGCGAATTCGTCGGGTGTATAGCAAAAGTTACCGCCTCGTGGTCGGATCAATACAAAAACAGGTAGATTCAAACGTTTCTTAACGGCACGAATCATACCAAGGCTGGGTGTGGTTCCGCCTTCGATGAGGTTCTCGCAAAGCTCAATGCGGTGAGCGCCGCCTTCTAAAGCAGCAATGGCGGACTTAAAATTTGATGTGCAAACTTCCAAGGTCATATAATTGCGTGGTATAGGGTGTGTATAGTGTTTGATGTTTGGTTTTATGCGACGTTGCCTTAGTTTAGAACCATTAAACAAAATATAGCAGATGCATTTAACAAAAACCATATTAGTGACGGGTGGTTGCGGCTTTATAGGCTCCGCCCTTGTTCGCTGGTTAATTCAAGAAACCCCTCATCGTGTTGTCAATATAGATGCCTTAACGTATGCGGGCAATCTGGCTACATTAGACTCGGTAGCACAATCTCCACGGTATGTTTTTGAACACGCAAATATTACCGATGCAACAGCTTTAGAACGTATTTTTACGACTTACCGCCCGGATGCAGTGATGCACCTTGCGGCAGAAAGCCACGTAGATCGCTCGATTGATGGCCCGGCGGCGTTTATTCAAACCAATATCGTGGGTACGTATCTCTTGCTCGAAGCAGCACGTACTTTTTGGATGAAGTTGACAGAGGCCCAGAAAAACACCTTCCGGTTTCTGCATGTCTCAACAGATGAAGTGTTTGGGTCTTTGGATACATCCGATTTTTTTCGCGAAGATACGCCGTATCAGCCCAATTCTCCGTACGCTGCAAGCAAAGCGGGATCCGATCACTTGGTGCGTGCGTGGTTCCACACCTATAAATTGCCGACCGTGACCACAAATTGCTCCAATAATTACGGCCCATATCAATTTCCGGAAAAACTAATTCCTATCGTCATCCTAAATGCCTTATCCGGTTCGGCGATTCCAATATATGGCAAAGGGGAAAATGTGCGGGATTGGCTTTTTGTGGAAGACCATGTTCGGGCGTTGTGGCAGGTTTTGGAAACGGGCGTCATCGGCGAAACCTATAATATTGGTGGGTGGAACGAGCAGTCTAACCTTGCGGTTGTAGAAGCCATTTGCAAGATATTAGACAAAGTCCGTCCGTCCTCAAAACCCTATGCCGACCTCATAT
This window harbors:
- a CDS encoding copper homeostasis protein CutC, which codes for MTLEVCTSNFKSAIAALEGGAHRIELCENLIEGGTTPSLGMIRAVKKRLNLPVFVLIRPRGGNFCYTPDEFAIMQEDLHICREEGVEGVVFGALLPNGTIDTLACQGLLEAAKGIETTFHRAFDEVPNMEEAIEILVSLGFSRILTSGQKDTALAGVPNLAQLVRVARGRIGILPGGGISPENAVEILQKTGVKELHASLRRTITTPTGKYTSWQATDRDAVQRLLKITENASKI
- the rfbB gene encoding dTDP-glucose 4,6-dehydratase, which codes for MHLTKTILVTGGCGFIGSALVRWLIQETPHRVVNIDALTYAGNLATLDSVAQSPRYVFEHANITDATALERIFTTYRPDAVMHLAAESHVDRSIDGPAAFIQTNIVGTYLLLEAARTFWMKLTEAQKNTFRFLHVSTDEVFGSLDTSDFFREDTPYQPNSPYAASKAGSDHLVRAWFHTYKLPTVTTNCSNNYGPYQFPEKLIPIVILNALSGSAIPIYGKGENVRDWLFVEDHVRALWQVLETGVIGETYNIGGWNEQSNLAVVEAICKILDKVRPSSKPYADLISFVEDRPGHDFRYAMDAHKIARELGWKPKETFESGLRKTVLWYLENQSWWQDILSGAYKMGRLGLRA